The following are encoded together in the Xanthomonas sacchari genome:
- a CDS encoding aldo/keto reductase, with product MHYRRLGATGLQLSALSFGAWINFGGQTGRDEARNLIAAAWDHGINFFDNAEVYAHGRAEQVMGDVIADLRLPRDGFCVSSKVYFGAVESPRPTQRGLSRKHVTDACHAALKRLRVEYLDLYYCHRPDPDTPVEETVRAMDALIRQGKVLYWGTSEWPAERIREAAQVARALGLHGPSMEQPQYNLLHRERVEQEYAPLYAELGLGTTIWSPLASGLLTGKYNDGIDPASRLGQERNAWLQQEVIGPPAQRRTERARAFTALAAAEGVAPAALAIAWCLRNPHVSTVILGASRVAQLLENLAALDLAARDDAAWWERVEAAVR from the coding sequence ATGCATTACCGTCGCCTCGGTGCCACCGGGCTGCAACTGTCGGCGCTGTCGTTCGGCGCCTGGATCAACTTCGGCGGGCAGACCGGCCGCGACGAAGCGCGCAACCTGATCGCCGCCGCCTGGGACCACGGCATCAACTTCTTCGACAACGCCGAGGTCTATGCGCACGGCCGCGCCGAGCAGGTGATGGGCGACGTGATCGCCGACCTGCGGCTGCCGCGCGACGGGTTCTGCGTGTCCAGCAAGGTCTACTTCGGCGCCGTCGAGTCGCCGCGCCCGACCCAGCGCGGGCTCTCGCGCAAGCACGTCACCGATGCCTGCCATGCCGCGCTCAAGCGGCTGCGGGTGGAGTATCTGGATCTGTACTACTGCCATCGCCCCGATCCGGACACGCCGGTGGAGGAAACCGTGCGCGCGATGGACGCGCTGATCCGCCAGGGCAAGGTGCTGTACTGGGGCACCTCCGAGTGGCCGGCCGAGCGCATCCGCGAGGCGGCGCAGGTGGCGCGCGCACTGGGCCTGCACGGGCCGTCGATGGAGCAACCGCAGTACAACCTGCTGCATCGCGAGCGCGTGGAGCAGGAGTACGCGCCGCTGTACGCCGAACTCGGCCTGGGCACCACCATCTGGTCGCCGCTGGCCTCGGGCCTGCTCACCGGCAAGTACAACGACGGCATCGATCCGGCCTCGCGGCTGGGCCAGGAACGCAATGCCTGGCTGCAGCAGGAGGTGATCGGGCCGCCGGCGCAGCGTCGCACCGAGCGCGCGCGCGCCTTCACCGCGCTGGCCGCGGCCGAAGGCGTGGCGCCGGCGGCGCTGGCGATCGCCTGGTGCCTGCGCAACCCGCACGTGTCCACGGTGATCCTCGGCGCCAGCCGGGTCGCGCAGTTGCTGGAGAACCTGGCCGCGCTGGACCTGGCCGCACGCGACGACGCGGCGTGGTGGGAGCGGGTCGAAGCCGCAGTGCGCTGA
- a CDS encoding hemin uptake protein HemP produces MTAQPVLLRHPETLSLRERTVPRAVPAEETISSQALLKGRREVLIQHGDRVYRLRHTSNDKLILTK; encoded by the coding sequence ATGACCGCTCAACCCGTGCTGTTGCGTCACCCCGAGACCCTGAGCCTGCGCGAGCGCACCGTGCCGCGCGCCGTGCCGGCCGAAGAAACCATCAGCAGCCAGGCGCTGCTCAAGGGCCGCCGCGAAGTGCTGATCCAGCACGGCGACCGCGTCTATCGCCTGCGCCACACCAGCAACGACAAGCTGATCCTGACCAAGTAA
- a CDS encoding TonB-dependent hemoglobin/transferrin/lactoferrin family receptor codes for MFRTAPLTGALWLALAAGAHAAPVSSSNADADADASAASAVRDFDRLQVTATRTQRAIVDVPGSVDVIDREQMDRALVHDLKDLLRYTPGVSATGNSGRFSGISGIRIRGLDGNRVLIQTDGIPVSDTFSFGSYLNANRNFVDMDTLKRVEIVRGPASALYGSDALGGVVAYVTKDPADYLAPGKDSYVGLKFGYEGEWKGLFAGALVAFGGDRWSGMAALSHRQGQESETQGDNRSIGAARTAPNPLSSDGRSLLSKLVYAPSANQRFKLTVEGNEDYSRIDALSNVTASILSQGGRDHQTRARVSLGHEVDQLDTWLADDLQWQLYRQDSQSLQRTDERRSNATLRHMEHDFDQRLYGLQANLHKRVDQGRVVHDISYGIDLSHTDTHEKRDGHTLNLRTGAISKTVGMETFPVRDFPITETIKAGAYLQDEIALADGRFSLIPALRADYYRLSPQVDAIFATDNPGVAAKKISDRNVSPKLGAIWRLDDAWSLYANYAHGFRAPPYNDVNIGFTNLLIGYTAIANPDLKPETSRGAELGVRYAGPAVYAGLSAYRNAYRDFIESYRFVGFNADGLMLYQSRNVDRVTIRGVEAKAGIDFGALDARWAGWSLQASAAYARGDNRTDGTPLNSVDPLRGVLGLGYERSTWGTQLVATSVAKKRRPELPTYYTPAGYATLDLLAHWHFTEGARLDVGVFNLADRRYIDWNMLPGATLASSAVLDRYTGAGRNVSVSLALDW; via the coding sequence ATGTTCCGTACCGCCCCGCTCACCGGCGCGCTGTGGCTGGCCCTGGCTGCCGGCGCGCATGCCGCTCCCGTTTCTTCCTCCAACGCCGACGCCGACGCCGACGCCAGTGCGGCGTCCGCCGTCCGCGATTTCGATCGCCTGCAGGTCACCGCCACGCGTACCCAGCGCGCCATCGTCGACGTGCCCGGCAGCGTCGATGTGATCGACCGCGAACAGATGGACCGCGCGCTGGTCCACGACCTGAAGGATCTGCTGCGCTACACGCCAGGCGTGTCCGCCACCGGCAACAGCGGCCGCTTCAGCGGCATCTCCGGCATCCGCATCCGTGGCCTGGACGGCAATCGGGTGCTGATCCAGACCGACGGCATCCCGGTCTCGGACACCTTCAGCTTCGGCAGCTACCTCAACGCCAACCGCAATTTCGTCGACATGGACACGCTCAAGCGCGTGGAGATCGTACGCGGCCCGGCCAGCGCGCTATACGGTTCGGATGCGCTTGGCGGCGTGGTCGCCTACGTCACCAAGGATCCGGCCGACTATCTGGCGCCGGGCAAGGACAGCTACGTCGGCCTGAAGTTCGGCTACGAAGGCGAGTGGAAGGGCTTGTTCGCCGGCGCGCTGGTCGCCTTCGGCGGGGACCGCTGGAGCGGCATGGCCGCGCTCAGCCATCGCCAGGGCCAGGAAAGCGAGACCCAGGGCGACAACCGCAGCATCGGCGCCGCCCGCACCGCGCCCAATCCGCTTAGCAGCGATGGCCGCAGCCTGCTCAGCAAGCTGGTCTACGCGCCCAGCGCCAACCAGCGCTTCAAGCTGACTGTCGAAGGCAACGAGGACTATTCGCGCATCGATGCGCTGAGCAACGTCACCGCCAGCATCCTGTCGCAGGGCGGGCGCGACCATCAGACCCGCGCCCGCGTGTCGCTGGGGCACGAGGTGGACCAGCTCGACACGTGGCTTGCCGACGACCTGCAGTGGCAGCTGTACCGCCAGGACAGCCAGAGCCTGCAACGCACCGACGAGCGCCGCAGCAACGCCACGCTGCGGCACATGGAGCACGACTTCGACCAGCGCCTGTACGGACTGCAGGCCAATCTGCACAAGCGGGTGGACCAGGGCCGCGTCGTGCACGACATCAGCTACGGCATCGACCTGTCGCACACCGACACCCACGAGAAGCGCGACGGCCACACGCTGAACCTGCGCACCGGCGCGATCAGCAAGACCGTGGGCATGGAAACCTTTCCGGTTCGCGACTTCCCGATCACCGAAACGATCAAGGCCGGTGCCTACCTGCAGGACGAGATCGCGCTGGCCGACGGCCGCTTCAGCCTGATTCCGGCGCTGCGTGCCGACTACTACCGGCTGTCGCCGCAGGTCGATGCGATCTTCGCCACCGACAATCCCGGCGTGGCGGCGAAGAAGATCAGCGACCGCAACGTCTCGCCCAAGCTCGGCGCGATCTGGCGCCTGGACGATGCCTGGTCGCTGTACGCCAACTATGCGCACGGCTTCCGCGCGCCGCCCTACAACGACGTCAATATCGGCTTCACCAACCTGCTGATCGGTTACACCGCGATCGCCAATCCCGACCTGAAGCCGGAGACCAGCCGCGGCGCGGAGTTGGGCGTGCGCTACGCCGGTCCGGCCGTCTACGCCGGCCTGAGCGCCTACCGCAACGCCTATCGCGACTTCATCGAGTCCTACCGCTTCGTCGGCTTCAACGCCGACGGCCTGATGCTGTATCAATCGCGCAACGTCGACCGGGTGACCATCCGCGGCGTCGAGGCCAAGGCCGGCATCGACTTCGGCGCACTCGATGCGCGCTGGGCCGGCTGGTCGCTGCAGGCCAGCGCGGCCTATGCGCGCGGCGACAACCGCACCGACGGCACCCCGCTCAATTCGGTGGATCCGCTGCGTGGCGTGCTCGGCCTGGGCTACGAGCGCAGCACCTGGGGCACGCAACTGGTCGCCACCTCGGTGGCGAAGAAGCGCCGGCCGGAGCTGCCGACCTACTACACCCCGGCCGGCTACGCGACGCTGGACCTGCTCGCGCACTGGCATTTCACCGAAGGCGCGCGGCTCGACGTCGGCGTGTTCAACCTGGCCGACCGGCGCTACATCGACTGGAACATGCTGCCCGGTGCGACCCT